One genomic segment of Kogia breviceps isolate mKogBre1 chromosome 11, mKogBre1 haplotype 1, whole genome shotgun sequence includes these proteins:
- the GPR75 gene encoding probable G-protein coupled receptor 75, translating into MNSTDLPQDAPNTTLLHVPHSQGENSTALQEDLQDLIHTATLVSCTFLLAIIFCLGSYGNFIVFLSFFDPAFRKFRTNFDFMVLNLSFCDLFICGVTAPMFTFVLFFSSASGIPDAFCFTFHLTSSGFIIMSLKTVAVIALHRLRMVLGKQPNRTASFLCTLLLTLLLWATSFTLATLATLKTSKSHLCLPMSSLIAREGKAILSLYVVDFTFCVAVVSVSYIMIAQTLRKNAQVRKCPPVITVDASRPQPFMGAPGKGGGDPIQCTMPALYRNQNYNKLQHVQTHGYTKSPNQLPTPAASRLQLVSAVNLSTAKDSKAVVTCVIIVLSVLVCCLPLGISLVQVVLSSNGSFILYQFELFGFTLVFFKSGLNPFIYSRNSAGLRRKVLWCLQYVGLGFFCCKQKTRLRAMGKGNLEVNRNKSSHHETNSAYMLSPKPQKKFVDQACGPSHSKESVVSPKMSAGHQHYGQSSSTPINTRIEPYYSIYNSSPSQEESIPHNLQPVNSFGFANSYIAMHYHTTNDLMQEYDSTSAKQIPVPSV; encoded by the coding sequence ATGAACTCAACGGACCTCCCTCAGGATGCTCCCAACACTACCCTGCTACATGTGCCTCACTCCCAGGGAGAAAACAGCACTGCTCTCCAGGAAGACCTCCAGGACCTCATCCACACGGCCACCTTGGTGAGCTGTACCTTTCTGCTCGCAATCATCTTCTGCTTGGGCTCTTACGGCAACTTCATTGTCTTCTTGTCCTTCTTTGATCCGGCCTTCAGGAAATTCAGAACCAACTTTGATTTCATGGTCCTGAACCTGTCCTTCTGTGACCTCTTCATTTGTGGCGTGACGGCCCCCATGTTCACCTTTGTGTTGTTCTTCAGTTCAGCCAGCGGCATACCGGATGCTTTCTGCTTCACCTTCCACCTCACCAGCTCCGGCTTCATCATCATGTCCCTCAAGACAGTGGCGGTGATTGCCCTGCACCGGCTCCGCATGGTGTTGGGGAAGCAGCCGAACCGCACGGCCTCCTTTCTCTGCACCTTGCTCCTCACTTTGCTCCTCTGGGCCACCAGTTTCACCCTCGCCACCTTGGCCACCCTGAAAACCAGCAAGTCCCACCTCTGCCTTCCCATGTCCAGTCTGATTGCCCGAGAAGGGAAAGCCATCCTGTCTCTCTATGTGGTCGACTTCACCTTTTGTGTTGCTGTGGTGTCTGTGTCTTACATCATGATTGCTCAGACCCTGCGGAAAAATGCTCAAGTCAGAAAGTGCCCCCCTGTGATCACAGTTGATGCTTCCAGACCACAGCCTTTCATGGGGGCCCCTGGGAAGGGAGGTGGAGATCCCATCCAGTGTACCATGCCAGCTCTGTACAGGAACCAGAATTACAACAAACTGCAGCACGTTCAGACCCACGGATACACCAAGAGTCCCAACCAGCTGCCAACCCCTGCAGCCAGCCGGCTCCAGCTGGTGTCGGCCGTCAATCTCTCCACGGCTAAGGATTCCAAGGCGGTGGTCACCTGTGTGATCATTGTGCTGTCGGTCCTGGTGTGCTGCCTTCCACTGGGAATCTCCTTGGTGCAGGTGGTTCTGTCCAGCAATGGGAGCTTCATTCTTTACCAGTTTGAACTGTTCGGTTTTACGCTTGTATTTTTCAAGTCAGGATTAAACCCTTTTATATATTCTCGGAACAGTGCAGGGCTGAGGAGGAAAGTGCTGTGGTGTCTGCAGTACGTAGGCCTGGGTTTTTTCTGCTGCAAACAGAAGACTCGACTCCGAGCCATGGGAAAGGGAAACCTCGAAGTCAACAGAAACAAATCCTCCCATCATGAAACAAACTCTGCCTACATGTTGTCTCCAAAGCCCCAGAAGAAATTTGTGGACCAGGCCTGTGGCCCAAGTCATTCGAAGGAAAGTGTGGTCAGTCCCAAGATGTCTGCTGGACATCAACACTATGGTCAGAGCAGCTCAACCCCCATCAACACTCGGATTGAGCCGTACTACAGTATCTATAACAGCAGCCCGTCCCAGGAAGAGAGCATCCCACACAACTTACAGCCAGTAAATTCTTTTGGATTTGCCAATTCATATATTGCCATGCATTATCACACAACTAATGATTTAATGCAAGAGTATGATAGCACTTCAGCCAAGCAGATTCCAGTCCCCTCTGTTTAG